From the Prosthecochloris marina genome, the window GTCTGCACCAACAGGGACAGTCAGAAAATCGTCGATGTGCCCGTAAGAAAGCCCTGCGACAACTGGAATATGAGGTGCCATTTTATCGGTATAGTAGCTGAGAATATCAAGAAGAGGATGTTCCCGGTCGAACGCCATGGCTTCACGCCTGAACTGTCCGAACAAAAGTCCGGAGCATCTCTGCAGGAGGCCTGCATTGTAAAAATGTGAAAGGAGGCGGTCTATTCGGTAGGGCTCTTCGTTAATGTCTTCGATGAGCATCAGAGATTCCTTCATTTGCGGAAGGTAAGGCGTCCCGACAAGACAGGAAAGAACGGTAAGGTTGCCTGCGAGCAGTGTGCCCGACGCAGAGCCTTTTTTGTAGATGCGGACCGGGTGACTCGGGTGGTTGATGATCTGGTGGGTTGTCGAAGTCGATTCCAGTACCTTCCAGAAATTCTCTTCCGTATAAGGGCTGGGGCTATGTAGTTCGGTTGCAAGCATCGGTCCTGAAAACGTTATCAGGCCTGTTTTTGCATAGAGCGCTATTGAAAGAGCGGTGATATCGGAATACCCTGCGAGAATTTTCGGGTTTTGTGCAATGAGGCCGTAGTCAAGTTTTTCCAGCAGTCTTGTCGCACCCGAACCGCCTCTGAGGCAG encodes:
- a CDS encoding S66 peptidase family protein produces the protein MHKLIPKALRHGDTIGLISPSSPSPDHEKIGQAVTYLEKLGYRVKPASHFNCQGEHRRELDRRKRHDLHEMFADRSVKAIFCLRGGSGATRLLEKLDYGLIAQNPKILAGYSDITALSIALYAKTGLITFSGPMLATELHSPSPYTEENFWKVLESTSTTHQIINHPSHPVRIYKKGSASGTLLAGNLTVLSCLVGTPYLPQMKESLMLIEDINEEPYRIDRLLSHFYNAGLLQRCSGLLFGQFRREAMAFDREHPLLDILSYYTDKMAPHIPVVAGLSYGHIDDFLTVPVGADCTLLAGEEQLSICMEPAVSSS